One stretch of Eupeodes corollae chromosome 2, idEupCoro1.1, whole genome shotgun sequence DNA includes these proteins:
- the LOC129946576 gene encoding cytoplasmic polyadenylation element-binding protein 1-like, with translation MALLNWYNSCQDTSKLIRQNKYNIENNIQNMIDILTSTNYEFEYNDNQLSDQNQNQNQNRGYNKKQFLPRKPPPPIQLPTSSVDEFPEIRCSINGDSNSNGNANSETRGPFKMSRSHMKMPLTPPSPLSNCNGTNDVNFNFDPEIQLQEDMDQKYTSAHKIPYLWNGILPQPRNYRITTYSQKVFIGGIPWDMSEQSLNKLFEPFGRIRVEWPRRDKHAVQPKGYAYIIFEAETKVRELLAACTTSKFCSETAGNYYFHISSGRIRAKQVEIIPWTISDSNFVTSTHQKLNPSKTVFVGALHGKLTAEGLAKVMNDMFDGVVYAGIDTDKYKYPIGSGRVTFNNSRSYMKAVSAGFIKIKTTIFTKTIQVDPYLEDTLCALCGVQHGPYFCRELACFRYFCRTCWQWQHSFYDFKLHKPLTRSSRSDTLFGFDLPSP, from the coding sequence ATGGCTTTATTAAATTGGTATAATTCGTGCCAAGACACAAGTAAACTAATTCGACAAAATAAGTATAACATCGAAAATAATATCCAGAATATGATTGATATTTTAACCTCAACAAACTATGAGTTCGAATATAATGATAACCAATTGTCTGaccagaaccagaaccagaaccagaaTCGGggttataataaaaaacaatttttaccacgGAAACCCCCACCGCCAATTCAATTACCAACATCGTCTGTTGATGAATTTCCAGAAATTCGGTGTAGTATCAACGGAGATTCGAATTCCAATGGCAATGCCAATTCGGAAACACGTGGTCCGTTTAAAATGTCAAGGTCACACATGAAAATGCCACTTACCCCTCCGTCACCATTGTCCAATTGCAATGGAACCAATGACGTGAACTTTAACTTTGATCCAGAGATTCAGCTGCAAGAGGACATGGACCAGAAATACACGAGTGCTCACAAGATTCCTTATCTATGGAATGGAATCCTGCCTCAGCCTCGTAATTATCGCATTACGACCTATTCGCAGAAAGTTTTTATCGGAGGCATTCCATGGGACATGAGTGAGCAATCactcaataaattatttgaaccCTTTGGCAGAATACGAGTCGAATGGCCCAGACGAGACAAGCACGCTGTCCAACCGAAAGGATATGCTTACATCATATTCGAGGCAGAGACAAAAGTGAGGGAGCTGTTGGCAGCTTGCACCACATCAAAGTTTTGCTCAGAAACTGCTGGAAATTACTACTTTCACATATCGTCTGGTCGTATTCGTGCCAAGCAGGTAGAGATCATCCCATGGACCATTTCGGATTCGAACTTTGTCACCTCCACTCATCAGAAGCTGAATCCGAGCAAAACTGTGTTTGTGGGAGCCCTACATGGCAAACTGACCGCCGAGGGACTGGCCAAGGTAATGAATGACATGTTTGACGGAGTTGTTTATGCAGGCATCGATACGGACAAATACAAGTATCCCATCGGATCGGGTCGCGTGACCTTCAATAACAGCCGCTCTTACATGAAAGCTGTATCAGCTGGCTTTATTAAGATCAAGACAACTATCTTCACAAAGACCATTCAAGTTGACCCCTATCTGGAGGACACTTTGTGCGCATTGTGTGGCGTGCAACATGGGCCGTACTTTTGCAGGGAGCTGGCCTGCTTTCGCTATTTTTGCCGGACTTGCTGGCAATGGCAGCATTCGTTTTATGATTTTAAGCTTCACAAGCCGCTCACACGCAGCTCCCGATCGGACACATTGTTTGGTTTCGATTTACCAAGTCCCTAG